TGCAGACAGAACAGGGCTACATGGATGTTTGGGGTGCGTGGCACAAGAATGTGCATTATCAATAGAAATGAGTAGGTCAGCGTATGGCACAACTGATCCAAGGTTCTCAAAAACAGAGCCTAAAAGTATATAATACATATTcatataatacataatacatatacatatataaaacatatctACAACTTAATCATGAGGTTTTGCTTATCATTTTCAGTTCTGAGAGGCTTAAATTAGTTTTCCAGAAATTACCTCAACActgtttttttctattatttgtttttgaagTAGCATAATTATGCTAGGGAATAGGCCTGGTCTAATACAGATGCAACACGAGAATCATTCGTCGAATAGGCTATTGAGGAAAAcagatatttgtttgttttatagttgtctgtttttttttcaagaacTACATGTTGATTTCAGAGTAGGTTGTTACAGATACAAACGAACAAGGACGAAGGCTTGCAAAATCCTTCGTATTACTTTGCCATTCCTGTTTCATTTTTCCATTCTCAAAGAGGGGCATTTCCTCTTCAGTTAGTCAATTAAAAAATTCAGATTTGCATACACACCTGGGCAAACTTAATTGAATACACTTCATAGGGAAGATGCTTTTAGGCTAACGAGAAATATGCTTCGAAATGATATTTAAATACGCGATAAAAAGACCCATATTTCCATATGAGCCTTTGTCATCGTAAAATTACCCTGTGCACACACTACTATGAATGCCTTATTTTAGGGGattatttctacatgcattcATAGACAATTTGGAGGCTCTCTAGCACACACTAACAGAATATAAAGATAATTTAAGGGAAGCTGTTTTGAGTTTAAAATGCGCTTACATGCATCAAGAGGTGTTGCATCGTTTCAGTAATAAGATGTTTAGTGTACTTTAAGAAAAGTAAAAATAATTGTTTTCCTGGCGACAATGTCTAAAGTACCTTATTTCAAGTGCATTCGATATTACCAATGCTCCAACAGGTTGACAAAACTTCGTAGGCTAAATGATGACCACTGACTGCTAATATTATTGTTGCCGAGTCTTTGAAGCACAGAAAAGGGAGTGGTTTCAGGCATGATAAGAGCTTGCTTCACGCCATGCGTTTGACTAGGGGTGGTGACAGTTTGAGGAAGCACAGATAGGCGCCAGGCAGCATGATTACGCACTGAGATGCTGGCACactatttcacatttcacactgcATGAAGAAAACCAAATCAAGAAGGCATCTCGCTTATCGGGGCTGAAATAGTCGTCTCGTGAGTTCAATTTTACGTAAAGCTGACTAGGATCCTTCCTGGCAGTTGTTTGGATCAACAAGTGATGCTTCCCAGCCCAGTTACTTCAACGCCGTTCTCGGTGAAGGATATATTAAAGCTGGAGCAACAGCAGAGCTATGTTTTCCATCAGCAAGCGACCTCCCCCGAGCTGGATGTCCCGCCGATGCAGTCCCTACAGTGCATGCACAATGCGCTCAGCAGAAGCCTGGACTTACTGTACTGCCCAGATAACGCAAACTTCACTGCAAGTGAACAGCCGAAATGTGGAATGAACTCAGATGATGACATGCTGCGAGGCTGTAATTCGCCGACGGAGGATGAGGCTGATCTAATGGAAGACTCAGGTGAGCTTTCAAAACTTCCAAACAGGTAGTGGTCTGGACGCAGAAAGCTAGTGTGTCATTAATCCAATATTTATGTCTGTGGAGAACATATATTTATCTGCCTTGTAAATCATCCCAGTCCTgtcccattcattcattaaaattCAGTTATTTCAACGGACAATCTATAACAGACATCATAAAATTATAGTCTGAACGCTTCCTCAAGTAGCGTCGTATAAGCGTGTTTGTTTTAGGAGACAGACAGTGTGGCGTTATTCAAATAGCCCATCTACAATaacccccttacaaaaactctATTAATAATTTACAAATTTCATGGCAACGCCAACATCATATCAAACCAGGAAATGTGCCATACAAGTTTGTGACTTAACTCGGACATTAAGAACATCCTTCGGCGTAATGCTTtgtctcttgtttgtttgttttgttgtttggttAGTTTCACGTCAACAACATCGACACATCAGACGTTCTTAATAAGTCTAATATACGTCCATATTTGGGCTTTCATTTTCACAGGCGCATGTGGTAACGATCTTTTGGATGGCAAAGTCAGAAGGGAGGACGGCAGGCCGAAGCAGAGGCTGCGTCGGAAACCGCGCGTCCTGTTCTCCCAGACGCAGGTGTTGGAGCTAGAGCGGCGCTTCAACCAGCAGCGCTACCTCTCTGCGCCAGAAAGAGACCACCTGGCTACCATGTTGAAGCTCACGTCTACACAGGTTAAAATCTGGTTCCAGAATAGACGGTATAAGTGCAAGAGACAAAGGCAAGACAAAACACTGGAGTTGGCTGGCCACCCGGTACCTCCCAGAAGAGTTGCGGTGCCAGTATTAGTACGAGATGGAAAGCCTTGTCTTGGCGCTACTCATGCTACACCATACAATGTAACGATGGGCTCGTATACATACAACACTTACTACAGTAGTTACGGCAACAATCCATACAGCTGTAACTATGCTGGTGTGCCGGCTTTGGTGAATCCTACGCAAATACAGAGCCCTATTTCTGACCTGAGCCTGACAATGAGCAATACAGAGGGACCCGTCAGCCAACCAGGACCCTTTCAAAGTTCTCTCCCGGGTATCAGAGCATGGTGAGAACGGCGCAACATAAATACCATGCCAACACCATGAAGATCAAAGAAGTTATGCAACGGACATACATAATAGGCTACAGTGAAACACTGTACCTGACCAAATCACCGACCTCAGGAATAGGCTATGTCTATTCATTTTGacttaaaatgtattattgCTTTGTTAATTATTAGTTTGTATTTTTCAGCAATTTAGACTGCCATGTCAGCGTCTGGCCTAATGTAGGCCTGCTTTTTTCACATCCCCGTTCGAACAAAAATATTCCatttcatttattattttaaatacaatccaaacaaacaaaacgtaaACTGATACGACAGCCAATAATCATATATTTTTTGTTCAATTGTCTTTCGAAATGAGCAATATTTTTATATGTGTACGTACTAATAAACGGTGCTATAAAGCAATAGTTTCGTAATAAAATGTGACAAATGTGAAAAAGGTTGTGCGCATGTCTTATCAGTACTCTACGTTTAGCTCAGGACAGTTTCATTAAATGGTTACGTTTGTCCAAATATTCTCCAAAGTGGTTAACAAGTCTAAATATGGTAATTATTTAACAAGAGACGGGCGATGCATATAGCCCACATACCTGGCCCGTTTCTTTTTAATCTTAATGGAAATCAAATGGGGTGTTAATGATTGTTCCATGGACCAAACAGGCTAAACAATGGCTGTGATTGACTCAATCAGATTTAGATAAGATGGTAGATCCTGTCTCATCCTGGACCGCTGAGTAGGGTAAATAAAGCAGCAGACAACGCGTCTCTGCTCTGCGGTGTGTCTTTCAGCCGAACAAGAACACTCATCCAGCGCATCTCTCTCAGCTAGCGGTAGGCCGGAGAGATGCGTCTACATCGCCGACGTACAACTGGGTGACTAAACTGTGTAATTCAATCGGTATTATAACTAATGCCATTACAACGTAGTTTGTATGTATTTGATTTGTAATAAATGTCTGTcacattttattattaatatatatttccAGTATTATGGTCAATAAAAGAGTATTTGTTATGGGAGAATATTTGGGTAATTCCTTTGGTCCTTTATATTTGCAGAAATGCATTTTGTCCTAAATGCAGAAATGCCGAATATCTGAATTTCAGTTGAGACCAAGAGAATGAAGACATACAATATAACAGAATATATTAGGATCTATCAAACAATTTAGTTTACAAGGAGAGACTAGATTCTACTACATTATATTTTGTTCTTTAGATAGTAAAAAAAAGACACCTCATAAACACCACTGACAAAGTGCTCACAAAATCACAAATAAACCCTCCCCTGCATGTGAAACAACAGCGTGTCACTTGACCACTGTGGCAGTAACCTTCACAAATATTTATTAAATGTGTTGTCATGACCATTTAAGTGCATTAAAGCCACTGACCACAGGAGATGGTTATCAAGCATTCTTCTGATTTGATGGAGGTGATATGTCTGTAAACTCTCAGTCCTGCTCTGGCCATAGTGGAAGCTCAATAGGATAAGGGACGAGTAGAAGGGGCAGGGCAGCCGAGATAACTAAAGGAATATTAGCTCATAGCAATGTTTCAGGAGGGAGATAAGGCAAGACTCTAACTCGGAGCTGCACTTAACTGCAGACAGTGTGGAGTCCTGGGCCACTTGAGCAGATCAGATAAGCGGAGTGAGTGTCGGAAGCTCGGCTTCTTGCAGCAACACTCGACGTGTGCCACAAGGCGACACCGGAGGAAGAGATGCTATCAGCTGAGCACTTACCTATCAGAGATGAGCCAAGCTTAGGGAAGCTgcttaatcagtgtgtgtgtgtgtgtgtgtgtgtgtgtgtgtgtgtccaagtgtaTGCACATATGCAAGGGTGCATGGAGTCTTCTTGATATCTGTATTGTTCCTGCCCAGCAGTGAATTCAAAATATTGAACATAAAGCACTGCAATTGAGAATTGGGAAATTTTGATTTGCATGTGAGTCAGGTCAGTCATAATTGAATATGATGTTTGGTCATTGCAAACAGTAacatatgatttttttttctattgtatGAGATATTAGTTACAAAGTCTCCTttgaacagagacagaaacaacaCCTACAGCAATTTAGTCATGATTAGAGCTTCTTCCATGCTACCTACCTGCATGCACTCATCAAAGACGTCCCCTGTCACTGCTGAAATATCTGAGTCAATAGCCTGAGGTAGAAGTGAAAACCTTGATCGGGTGTGCAAATGCAATATATCCCTGCCGATTTAATCATATCTAATCCAGAAGGCTTTAGGGACTCTACAGTTATTTGTACTGTAGTTATATTAAACATACAAGAAGTTAAAATGGAAGAAAGATTACGATTCATGAGAAAGGACACTTTTAATGGGACGacacaaatattttgtttctgtgaatATTTCTTCATCCCAGTTGTTTGTCAATGTTAAGAATTTAGTCTAGATAATTAAGTGAGCAATGAAAGTTATCTGAGCAAAAGTTCAAACCTGACCTTCGGCCAAAACTTGTGAGGGTTGAGATTTTGAAACCGGAGAACTACTGGCAACAACTGTGTCTTATGTAAAGATAATATGTTTGTCACCACTGTGGTAAAAAGTGCAACTGTCTTGCTTTTTACTAGGCTGTTAAGCACTGTTGTCTGTATACTTCCATTAGTTGGAGAGCGGTTTAGGACATCTCTATGCGTATTAAAGCAAAACCTTCCCCCAACAAAGCTTACATCTTCACATCTGTCCACACTTGTGGCACATCAGTCAACTGTCGGCCATCTTATAAACAACCTCTTCTCTCCGGGTAACGACCATCTTTAACTTAAGAGTACAAGGAAAACTGCATTTTTTAACGACTTCAATTACAATGATGTATTGTCTGACTCATTTTATTTACCCAGCCTCCTTGTGTTTATGATATTTTACGAGTTGTGTAAGATTGTGGTCTTAAAAACTATTAGCAGGAACAGACTGCAGTAGCAGTcttctgactgtgtgtttaaAAATGGACAGGGGTTAGAGGGTGTAGTGGGTACTCTAGCAGTAGGTTGTAGGAGATACTTTCttcagccaaaaaaaaaaagaattatcaGACAGATTAGGAGTAATGGAACTCAACAGCGATTGTGAATATGAAGTTtggtcacaaaaacaaaaactcttCCTCAAATCACAACAAATCCCTGTTTTTGATGTAAAGATGGTAGCAAGCGGATGACACAATTAAACTTAAACCTATGGATATGGGAATAAATCTATGTCAAAACACTGCAACAGTCATGTGGGCTCACATGAGATGTATCCAGTATTAGTTCTTTAACAATCAGCCTTCTGTGTTTGATTGCAAAGTCTCAGGGGAAAAAAGGTTGTTTAGCATTCACTAAAAATACTGAGAATAAAGATGTGCATGGAACACACCATGGGCTATTTATCCAAGGTTTAAGCCAGTTTGAAAGGATATGTTTGTACTGTCACTCACCCTGTCAGCTtccagcctgtgtgtgcacCAACATTTCTGCCCTAACCAGTTTGATTGAACACTGAACTGTCAAACACTCACTTACCTGCACAGGGAAACCTGCCCGAAGCCTTGTGTTGTGTCAGATCGGACTGAAAGCCTAGAAGGGAGAAGAGGATTTAAACACAGGGAGGACAAACAAATGATCAATGTCAACTGAGACACAATACAGGTGGAGAGGCTTGACAGACACTATACTCATATAAGAAGTGTACACAAATAAgtacatacagcacacatatATCATACTTTATAGTCATGTGAATATGACATGAATGAATATGTCAAAATTAAAATAGCTCTCCATCCAGCCAATGAGGTTCAGCCACTGGTACGCGTATAAAAATATAGTCCACTGGCCCCCTCTGCTGGTTAAAAAGTGACCTACAACTCTGATCTATGGAGGTAAAAACAACCAAATTGCACTCAATCAAATGAATACATCAATACATTTAAATGGTAAAAACATGGCAGGAACAAAAATGTAATGACAGTAACTGAACTAGTAGTTACAGAACCTCTCATATTGAGAAATATCCCTGCAGTCCCTGAGTGGAACTGCAAAGAGCCCATCGAACCTCTTGAAAAATCACTGTCCATGTGAGGCGCACtcggggagaaaaaaaaaagtggagcGTGGCTCTCCACGTCACTGAAGAGCTCACTGTTCAAACCTCACCTGACAGGTGTGTATGGCACCTTGAGCCAACACAAACTAAGCCCCGTCACCGCCGAggtgtctctcatctctcaaaTGTTGGGCAGGCATCGGTGGAGGCTTGTTTGATCCCTCCCAATTCAAACCACCATCTGAAATAATATTTTCCCTCCTGCCTAACAACTGCAGTTACCACAATAGTGCTGATAGAAAGCTGCTCCCTTCAACGAGATGGTGCACATTATTGTGACTGTTTGCAGGGCTTACTGAGAGCACTTTACAGTTGCTAAGTGGACGGGGGCGTCTCGGACGGTGAAAGGAGCAATCATCTGTGTGATAAAGCACGATCTTTGTACATCAATAGGTTATCAGattatctgtttttttattgaaCAAGCTAACTAGAGCACAATAATACGACATTCAAAAATATACTTTTGTGCAAGTAAACACATGATTTTTCTGTTTAAACCGTGTctaaatttaaatgtataatTCACTATTGAGCATATCAAGCCAAGATCATGCCGTTTAAGGAAGCAGTACTACCTGAATACTAATATCATAGATGGTAAATGGTGTTTCCCTCCACACAAAGTAATAGTGAACATGTTCACCATTAGAGGGCACCTCAGCACGATCCAGCTCAGACAGAAATATCTTTTCAGCTTTCTTTGAACGGGGAGGGTTACAACTGTATCCTAAACATGTGACATTTGAAATGTCCTTCAGCAACAGCTGACACAACTcatcaaaaataaacacagactaATTATGCTGTGAAAGTCTGGCTCATTATCCTCCATCCATCTGTATTTGTCAACCTGAAACGAGTGGTGAAGACCATGTAGGATGGAGAATGCAGAGAGAACgcgaaagacaaacagagaaccagagaacccgtccaacaaaaacaaatgacagtgtggtgtggaCCATGTAGAGTGTGAGACATATGACTTCCTGGGCCACGAGGTCACTCTCTAACTAGTCCACATCTGGTGGTGGCACCTCCAAAGTCTGGGGTGTCAGAGTTACTGCGTTAGGGCGCAGGGCATGAGGTAACAAGAGACAGAAGAACTCGTTCTACTACTGTGAATGAATAATGGTATTCCAACTGGCTAACTATTCTCTCAGTCCCCATCATGGCAGAGGGCAGTTTCGATGAATGGAGTTATTATGCTCCTCTAAAATTAAGATAGGCAtcagaaaaagacacacaaaacaggaAAAAGACTTGATCAAAGACCTTATGAATGAAGGCACTTTTATGCaggtactctctctcacacacacacacacacacacagacacacacacacacacagacacacacacacagacagacacacacacacagacacacacggggGTGGGGGGAATTCAAGGTGAATATTATCTTTGGAGGAATCTTAAATACAATGTGTACATGACAACAATTTAGGACTTAGAATGAAGTAAACCCTCAAAAAATGTTTATGCGTCTTCACTTCTCCATTCAATGGCTGTACTTAGGTGGATTACACAGAAAGACTACACTGTATCCCTGTTTCACCTGCATCGGGCATGTGGCCCTCTGTAACCCATGAGTCATTCTTTTGAAGATTTCCTGAGGATGAATCCCTCAATCCCCTGATCACTGCGGGGTGTATGTCATGTTCCGGCTGAAAACAGAGGGTCCACACACTGTAATGTGCTCTAGAAAAGTGTGTTATTAGTTTATAATGTATGTGATGTacgtatgtttgtatgtatgtattgtatgtatgtctgaACTTACTTTTGGTccagcacctgtgtgtgagatgtagcCTGCTGTAGCCACTCTCTTTGCTGTATGTCGTATTCTAAAACAGTGGagataatgtatgtatgtaacacAAATCATTTATAAGGGAAACATATTCCCTTTCCCAGTCTTTGTTATCATGCATCTAAAGAAGTGCTTCTTTTCCCAAGAGCTCATACTTACAGCGACAGGCAGTAACACCAGGGCAGGCGGACAACccgccaggagtgtgtgtgtgtgtatgtgtgtgtgtatgtgtgtgtgtgtgtgtatgtgtgagggatgGACACAATACCCCCGTTTGTCTTCCTCGACTCCTTGTTATTCCAAACCGGAATCTCTGCTCTCCTGGGAGACGGCGCTGCTCCTCCCGCTCCCACTTTCCCCTGTCCCGAGCTCTCCGAGGTCAGCCAGAGCCATGGGGgagcacaacaaacaaacagccgcGGAGGCAACGTGGGTGTCAGTCCAGGAGCCGGCCCCAATGTGCTGAACACATTAGCCCCATGGTGTGgggccacccacccacccacccgccctgcctgacctgacctgagagCAACACAAGCCTGCAGCAGGCAGACACATGGCCCTATGCCCGGCCCTGACACCCAGGCCCTGTCAGTGTGTAATACAGATATCCAGTTGCATAATAAATCTAGCCATTTCACGAGCTGGGGATAAGGGCCAGGACGAGAAAAGCAAAGCTGCTCACTTGTGGTGTCGTTTACAACACGTTTCTGCCAGAAGCACTAAAACGATCTGCACCTTTTTGTGTTTATGGCATTTACACAGAAAAAGCTCTAAAATGACCTTGATTTGTATACAGTCGAGTACAGCTGCCTAAACTGAATATAATAACTTAAACTTgccaaaataaatacatttaaaaacctAAATAAACACTTGCATATGTTCGGAAAAGAGATGATAGAATTATCTTGTAAATCTGGGGTCTACACAAAAATCTTTCTTTTCTGAGCATATTAGAATCAAGGTAAAATGTACACCACAAAACCTTGTCAATTAGTAGGAACCCATATACTCTCTTATGAGTCAAATCGCTTTCTTAAATGATTTGCTCCAAATAAATTCCATGAGTCTATTTTTTCAGAACCATTTCACATACTGGACTTATGTAAGATAAAACTCACAATATCATTAATGGCAAGTCATGAGAAATGATCAATGAACAACCTCTGTTTTTATCATTAGCGCTTCTGCAGCACAAAAGTGACGTAATCAGTACAACTTACTTAAActctcaaccaatcagagcgGGGCAGGGAGGGAGCCAACACTACCTGTATAAATTAAGTGTAGAAAGTCAAGACAGTGTCAGACAGACTTGCCAGTGTCTTCCGCCTAGGGTCGTTTGAGTTCTTTCCTTTGATTTAGAGTTTGGAGTGTATCTCCTTCAATCCTGAGTTGGGATCTATACGACGGAAATGGCAGGGTCAGAGAAACAGCTGACATCGTTTTTCATTGAAGATATCCTCTCAATTAAAGAAGAGAAACGACGAGCCTCCAATTGCGGTGACGTAAAAGATGAGAGTTCTGGATGGCGAACAGAGCAAACTACTGAAAAATCTCTGTCACTGGAAATAAGAACAGAGGAATCACAACACGACATAACAGGTAACATTCTAAGGACTTGCATTTACTATTGATTTTTTTGTCTATTTCCATTAAAGTAATTAAATGAGGTATGAGTTAACTCGATGTTGAAATGTATAAGTGCAGTTACCTGTACTATCCTTTTCAAATGTTGTCTCATTGTAGTTTCTGACGTTACTTCATCATTCTGACATTCTGCACCATGTCTTCCTTGCAGAAACAATCGAGACCTCGAGCCCTGCACCATCATCAGACAGCACGAGTGCCTTTAGCAAACATAAGCGTTCGCGGGCTGCGTTCACACACCTGCAAGTCTTGGAGTTGGAGAAAAAGTTCAACCACCAGAAATACTTATCAGCGCCAGAGAGAGCTCACCTTGCTAGCAGCCTGAGACTAACGGAGACTCAAGTCAAAATATGGTTCCAAAACCGTAGATACAAAACTAAACGGAAGCAACTAGCTTCGGAATATGGGAAAGACTGTTTTCAAAAGCCGGAGGGACTTCCCTTTTCGGTCACGGAAGAGGATTTGTGTCGGGCGTCACTTTTGGCAACTGTCTACAAATCATATCCACACCAACTATACAGGCCATATGGCTATGATTTGAATGGATTTGTTATAAACGGTGTGTGGAGGCCAGCCGTCTGGTGATAAAGACTTAATAACGGACAGTTTGCGTGTTTTTGTCCATGAGCAGTCACATTGTTTTTAGAGTATTGCTTGCCTGTATGTTACAAACAATAAAAGATATATTTTTCAATACCTTGAATTTGAACCTCTAGTTTGTTAAAACTGGAGAAGTAATGTAAACTGcttcaaacacaaacccacctTATATCTgattttatttacttttcatCTAGAGGGAGAGCTCAAGGACAGAGTAACTACAATCTCAGGCCAAACGTTTACTGTGCATGCATCAAAGTATCAGGGCTCATCCAAGTAACAtgtatttcaaaatgtttacaTTATAGCAGGGGTGTAGCTAGGAGGGACCCCTGGCACATGATGGGCAAAGTATAGATTTTCACGATAGGTTTCTCATGATACTAGACAGGAAATACTTTTGTCACAGACaacatattttcttctttcatgggacattcttttttttttttctcattgcgGAAAATCTTACAAGTCCAGTGATGTTTCAGTATAGCACTGTTCAAAatatcactgaaacacacagacttgACAGTAATGCAGCCTTAAACTCTGAGAATAATAAAGGTGAACTAGCAAATTAAGTGGCTACAGTCTAACATGTGGGCTATTTTAAGACAAGAGTTGCACACCTTGAAATACAGATAAGAATCAAAAGTGCCCTCATGCTCATTGCAAGGTGATTTAGTGTCGAGATGTCTGTAAGCTGCTTTCAGTGGGCGGACACCAGACATTGTTGTTAGTCTTCTTCAAAGTCCGTGTGAAACATAACTTAAGTTCCTGTGTAGGCAGACAGAAGAAATTTGATTGCGATATGTATGCTTGAAGGGGTTGCTGCTAAAGGTGGAGTACAACAGACCTATGCAATATCAGATTGTTAAATAAAGATAGGTTACACTAGTCTCTAGGACCCCACATTAGTACTCTGTATCCACAATGGCATGATCAGTTAAAGCTCTCACAGACCTCCCTCTGATAACaacattttatcattttatccTGAAAGAGCACCCAACTAACCCAAAACATTTTCTCAGAATTCCCATTAGGCATTCTAAATATTTTTACCCAACATCACACACTTCCACCGTTTTTCAGGAACATTTTGAGACACATCAGGGCAGAGATAGCACCTGAGGTTCCTCGCAGCTCACAAACAGATACTGCTTTAAGGTATCTTCTTGACAATCAAACATATCTTTCAAACACATCTTGTCCACACCCTTTTGGCATTTGCACAACACAAAGCCAGAATGATGAGACATTTGAACGGCCATAAAGTTAAGAGAATTGCGCAGAGGGGAACGTGATATTTTGACAGATGGTCTGTTGATTTGACAGGACAATTCTCAACTTCTCATTTATCATGCTGACGTTTTGCGTGAAGTAACAGTGGGTGTCTGATTGATTACATTTAGGCCTGCAGTTATTTAGACAGCCAACATCAAGGTGAGGTACCCTCAATGAAAACAGTAACTGTAACTTCACCTATGCAAGAATGTGAATTTAACTTCTAACCTGACCACAGTGAATGCACACATGAGAGCCAATTGTCTTTTTATCAGGAGTTAAAATACCACTTGAAAACTTTCACCAAGGATAATCAAAGTGATTCATATTGACACATTTTCATCACTGGCTTCCCCCTATCACACCAAGAGAGGGAAATCTACGTCAAAGGCATACGTATCAATGTTGCTCAAAGACAGGTATTACCAGTTGTAGCTCAGCTAAGGCTAACAT
This portion of the Clupea harengus unplaced genomic scaffold, Ch_v2.0.2, whole genome shotgun sequence genome encodes:
- the nkx3-1 gene encoding homeobox protein Nkx-3.1, producing the protein MAGSEKQLTSFFIEDILSIKEEKRRASNCGDVKDESSGWRTEQTTEKSLSLEIRTEESQHDITETIETSSPAPSSDSTSAFSKHKRSRAAFTHLQVLELEKKFNHQKYLSAPERAHLASSLRLTETQVKIWFQNRRYKTKRKQLASEYGKDCFQKPEGLPFSVTEEDLCRASLLATVYKSYPHQLYRPYGYDLNGFVINGVWRPAVW
- the nkx2.7 gene encoding NK2 transcription factor related 7, producing the protein MLPSPVTSTPFSVKDILKLEQQQSYVFHQQATSPELDVPPMQSLQCMHNALSRSLDLLYCPDNANFTASEQPKCGMNSDDDMLRGCNSPTEDEADLMEDSGACGNDLLDGKVRREDGRPKQRLRRKPRVLFSQTQVLELERRFNQQRYLSAPERDHLATMLKLTSTQVKIWFQNRRYKCKRQRQDKTLELAGHPVPPRRVAVPVLVRDGKPCLGATHATPYNVTMGSYTYNTYYSSYGNNPYSCNYAGVPALVNPTQIQSPISDLSLTMSNTEGPVSQPGPFQSSLPGIRAW